The following are from one region of the Rosistilla carotiformis genome:
- a CDS encoding dockerin type I domain-containing protein codes for MESRQLLAGLPLGASSFDTAEYLLGRVAVTPVFIESDGSIDPSSQDWSTEEIAETLAKVTEGMQWWADTLDELNTVHSLEFVIDDSFATTPYESPYEPIARRSDDYVLWVSQFLHDVGHADSGSLDQGIREFNDAQRQKLDTDWSFTIFVAAADANGQFASGGSFSTAFALPGGLFFVSPSSRPTSTFSHEAGHIFYALDEYQGGASAQRSRGYYNTLNSNAIDGNPQAGFVQQPSIMSGGTVLQTAFLNHTSAASTLALVGWQDSDGDGIFDVLDVPLKLSGSGRFDSNTSTYRFQGTATAQALPNQNPSGLQNDITLNEISWIEYQIDGGDWIVAAQPNLQTAALDLQIPISAAFNEIRIRAVDRQTGVTSNLFTGTADLPATTESVAAISGHVWLDRKNDQTFDSADPGVAGLSIQLIDELGQPISLVEGVDPDNFPTGGVPETPGVTISAIGTAVNSDVFAVESEFATTGTDVFAALAIQQFRGSESWSSARDQIFQATFDDPVRQVWIDATALTAPAYGRIEAYDSNGDLIYRVTSDAIATGESVTLEIATETAQIASVQVFGHAETSIALDNLRFGTPTATQTDRLGTFSFVGLPDGQYRIQIDTERPEIFQIQDPLIDVDVTNGAIQSKVAVRVLQLTSPWQNPADRFDVNDSNSLEPLDALQILNEINRNGSRALTSDDIGARYFDVNGDGLIAPIDVLNVINAIQRTPSASSEGESVAMSDQSPEDRFTEVVRDASASVPLQAFSQVAGEQTDKESLVAPSDHEQATDAFFATQRLALFQPIPGLITQHATPTNQTASPNPEEKDDANETEVSISSLQWNVLPSGPSAEPF; via the coding sequence TTGGAAAGCCGGCAACTTCTGGCCGGTTTACCACTGGGGGCGAGCTCGTTCGATACGGCCGAGTATCTGCTGGGCCGCGTGGCGGTAACCCCGGTGTTCATCGAAAGCGATGGCTCGATCGATCCCAGCAGCCAGGACTGGTCGACCGAAGAGATCGCCGAGACGTTGGCCAAAGTGACCGAGGGGATGCAGTGGTGGGCCGACACGCTGGACGAACTCAATACCGTCCATTCGCTGGAATTCGTAATCGACGACAGCTTTGCCACCACGCCGTACGAATCCCCTTACGAACCCATCGCCCGGCGTTCGGACGATTACGTGCTTTGGGTCTCGCAGTTTTTGCATGACGTAGGCCACGCCGACAGCGGTTCGCTGGACCAAGGGATTCGCGAATTCAACGACGCCCAACGCCAGAAACTGGACACGGACTGGTCGTTTACGATCTTTGTCGCCGCAGCGGATGCCAATGGTCAATTCGCATCGGGGGGCTCGTTCTCGACAGCCTTCGCCTTGCCCGGAGGACTGTTTTTTGTCTCGCCATCGTCGCGTCCAACATCGACGTTTTCGCACGAAGCGGGGCATATTTTCTATGCCCTCGATGAATATCAGGGAGGGGCATCCGCCCAACGAAGTCGAGGCTATTACAACACGCTCAACTCGAACGCGATCGATGGCAACCCTCAGGCTGGGTTTGTCCAACAGCCGAGCATTATGTCGGGGGGAACCGTCCTACAAACGGCTTTCTTGAATCACACGAGTGCGGCTTCGACGCTGGCACTTGTCGGCTGGCAGGACAGTGATGGTGATGGAATCTTCGACGTCTTGGACGTTCCGCTGAAACTCTCCGGCAGTGGGCGATTCGATAGCAATACCAGCACCTATCGCTTCCAAGGGACCGCCACCGCGCAGGCTTTGCCCAATCAAAACCCATCGGGATTGCAGAACGATATCACCCTGAACGAAATCAGCTGGATCGAATACCAAATCGATGGTGGCGACTGGATCGTCGCAGCGCAGCCCAACCTGCAAACGGCCGCCCTGGACCTGCAGATCCCAATCAGTGCTGCGTTTAACGAGATCCGGATTCGTGCAGTCGATCGACAAACCGGAGTGACCAGCAATCTCTTCACCGGCACCGCCGATCTTCCGGCCACCACCGAATCGGTAGCAGCCATCTCCGGTCATGTGTGGTTGGACCGCAAAAACGACCAGACGTTTGATTCGGCGGATCCTGGAGTTGCGGGCTTATCAATCCAATTGATCGACGAACTGGGACAGCCTATCTCCCTGGTAGAAGGCGTCGACCCCGATAATTTCCCTACTGGCGGCGTGCCAGAAACGCCGGGGGTGACGATTTCTGCCATCGGGACTGCCGTCAACAGCGATGTTTTTGCGGTGGAATCGGAGTTTGCTACCACGGGGACCGATGTCTTCGCGGCGCTCGCGATTCAACAATTCCGTGGTTCGGAATCATGGTCCTCGGCGCGCGATCAAATCTTCCAAGCCACGTTCGACGACCCCGTCAGGCAGGTCTGGATCGATGCGACTGCATTAACCGCCCCCGCGTATGGCCGAATCGAAGCCTACGATTCCAACGGAGACCTGATCTACCGTGTCACTAGCGACGCCATCGCGACGGGAGAGAGCGTCACGCTTGAAATTGCCACCGAAACGGCACAGATCGCATCGGTCCAGGTCTTTGGACACGCCGAAACCTCGATCGCGCTGGACAACCTGCGATTCGGCACGCCGACAGCCACTCAAACCGATCGATTGGGAACGTTTTCGTTTGTCGGACTGCCCGACGGCCAATACCGAATCCAAATCGATACCGAGCGTCCGGAGATCTTCCAGATTCAAGATCCGCTGATCGACGTCGACGTGACCAATGGCGCGATTCAGTCAAAAGTCGCCGTCCGCGTGCTCCAACTGACAAGCCCGTGGCAAAATCCCGCCGACCGATTCGATGTCAATGACAGCAATTCGCTCGAACCGCTCGATGCCCTACAAATCCTTAACGAAATCAATCGAAACGGCAGCCGCGCACTGACCTCCGACGATATCGGCGCCCGCTATTTTGATGTCAACGGCGACGGGTTGATCGCGCCCATTGACGTCCTGAACGTCATCAACGCCATCCAACGTACTCCATCTGCCTCCAGCGAAGGGGAATCGGTCGCGATGAGCGACCAGTCCCCTGAGGACCGCTTCACCGAGGTCGTTCGTGATGCCTCGGCAAGTGTTCCGTTGCAGGCATTTTCCCAGGTCGCCGGTGAGCAAACCGACAAGGAAAGCTTGGTTGCACCATCGGATCACGAACAAGCGACCGATGCATTTTTCGCGACGCAACGTCTCGCTTTGTTCCAACCGATCCCCGGTTTAATTACCCAACACGCGACACCGACCAATCAAACAGCGTCCCCCAATCCGGAAGAAAAAGACGACGCAAACGAAACAGAAGTCTCGATAAGCTCCCTACAATGGAACGTACTTCCATCGGGCCCCTCAGCAGAACCGTTCTAA
- a CDS encoding Ig-like domain-containing protein: MNQLRQRFLKSRKKSTSRQRRKLFGEALEGRQLLAADIAVPMDGLNPHHNYIFGTDTNRDYQTTAVDALIVINRLNSANSSASGELGSTNGEEVFPDVNNDGFITPLDALRVLNTINRGEGELGHILELTLDVSQDNVSLLRANDPTASSNPMITRDFELMVGEKFNLEVRWSHAPTGISKPLGAYTVYADILANNKDAFAPVLSETQILTLGPNFNSTAGGSYQVSFPGKTPATVTIDDIRNDGIEGSLANAIEQAGEFEAGSIIVYQNGVRPETTDPFEFVVRYTGDDEELIDITAFEVTTNLTDIGGQLLDIPTSVLEIPVYINNDEAQGFNPNALRYNIDFRSTNLNEESLYTFGANGVYTLTGDGNVDGDDVVFDEVGGFSSSLSGAGLPGIAPDDPVYTGQDFEAFSLELIVVQPADNVTFSLNLPDTTGTELVVFGSDVSVPDDRVKIDLSENGNGLVRGTFVAVPEDITIGADSLTVAEDTTSNAFDPVANDVEIDGGVLTIKTTGGFTQPTNGTVTRVGTTNSFTYRPNLNYNGPDSFTYTVVNSEGVEATGVVSITVTPVNDPPTAVNDSGTGLTTPETDPLTITADRLLANDLKGADNESAQVLSVTDVSPASSKGGTVSFNSSTKEILYTPKNGELGNDTFTYTISDGAGGTATGTVTVNVTDVNTSPIAGNDTITVTEDTPLTFDVSTLLANDSDDNNIFSIASVTSGTGVASGTATLNASAGTITYTPAANVFGTAADSFTYTLSDGVNAPVTATVQVNITGVNDPPEANDDTETFDEGLTPRTVNVLSNDTAGPGESGTLTIVSVTNPPAGSGTVTIASNGQSLIYTAPSATFVSTDVSFTYTVQDSAGLSATADVQLNIVPTVRPRALPEIVNINEDSSAININVLANDLGNEGHQVTLESIDTTGFPAAAGTLEINDQGTETKTDDVVTFTPAANYFSTSGLTFTYTISDTSGNDSEAAAIGANTATVTINVASVNDKPVFGADTLFEIDEDETFTLPASVLANDSAGPPNEQQTLVISAVAATSGAGGTVTLSGGVVTFQPAADYHGNDSFTYTISDGVDTTTATASFSIASINDAPNLLPVTQLTQGSEAITLDKSTLLTGATPGPSNESSQELTIFAISTGSSTSANGSVVLNPDQSITYTPPAGFSGTDTFQISVRDNGTPNETATATISITNNAAPVVGNDTVSTYKGLTKTILVSDLLANDSDAEGDPLTITSITQPSVGTAELSADGLSIVLTTPSETDAEATQFTYTVTDSFSERIGIVDVEILPFQPSTISGSVYVDQANGSTPNGSQDVGEIGLGAVRVTLSQAGAPALSVLSDAYGNFKFENVAPGTYTLSYETPTGVNDSASNPDSIEIVIGPAGGEEFKDNSFTAESLSATAGNTLDRYIGSYLMALQRANGGLTDADLAALSQQGIVFGIDENDEMSFMFVKGGTGFQNAAAITATLSDDGNQLELTKWYADGSKSNPVVIQRSLFISIEDPETGDTVIRVLGDVAFTQSTLPEGEASLDAYTEAVDEYFAGT; the protein is encoded by the coding sequence ATGAACCAACTGCGCCAACGGTTTTTGAAGTCACGCAAAAAAAGCACCAGCCGGCAACGGCGGAAATTGTTTGGAGAGGCGTTGGAAGGCCGGCAATTGCTTGCCGCGGACATTGCGGTCCCAATGGATGGACTCAACCCGCACCACAACTATATTTTCGGCACCGACACGAACCGCGATTATCAAACGACAGCGGTCGATGCGTTGATCGTGATCAATCGTTTAAACTCCGCCAATTCGTCGGCGAGTGGTGAATTGGGATCGACCAACGGTGAGGAAGTCTTCCCCGACGTCAACAACGACGGTTTCATTACGCCGCTCGATGCATTGCGTGTTCTGAACACGATCAATCGTGGCGAAGGAGAACTTGGCCACATTCTTGAGCTCACTTTGGACGTTTCTCAAGACAACGTCTCCTTGCTGCGAGCCAACGATCCCACGGCCTCCTCCAACCCGATGATCACTCGAGATTTCGAACTGATGGTCGGTGAGAAATTCAATCTTGAAGTTCGATGGTCTCACGCGCCAACTGGCATTTCCAAGCCACTGGGTGCCTACACTGTCTATGCGGATATTCTGGCCAACAATAAGGACGCCTTCGCGCCGGTTCTGAGCGAAACGCAGATACTAACGCTCGGGCCCAACTTCAATTCAACCGCTGGCGGTAGCTACCAGGTGAGTTTCCCTGGCAAAACGCCCGCCACAGTGACTATTGATGACATCCGCAACGATGGTATCGAAGGATCGCTTGCCAATGCAATCGAGCAAGCAGGTGAATTTGAAGCTGGAAGTATCATTGTCTATCAAAACGGCGTTCGGCCCGAGACAACCGACCCATTTGAATTTGTGGTTCGATATACCGGCGACGACGAAGAACTCATCGACATCACTGCGTTTGAGGTTACGACCAATCTCACCGACATTGGTGGCCAACTGCTGGACATCCCAACCTCGGTTTTGGAAATCCCCGTCTACATAAATAACGACGAGGCACAGGGGTTCAACCCCAACGCGCTCCGCTACAACATCGATTTCCGGTCGACGAACCTGAACGAAGAATCTTTGTACACTTTCGGTGCAAATGGAGTCTATACGCTCACCGGCGATGGAAACGTCGACGGCGACGACGTCGTCTTCGACGAGGTTGGTGGCTTTTCGAGCTCACTCTCTGGAGCCGGCCTTCCCGGGATCGCTCCAGACGATCCAGTGTACACTGGACAGGATTTCGAGGCCTTTAGCCTCGAATTGATCGTGGTTCAGCCCGCTGACAATGTGACGTTCAGCTTGAACCTGCCCGACACCACCGGAACCGAGCTTGTCGTCTTTGGAAGCGACGTGAGCGTGCCTGACGATCGCGTAAAAATCGATCTTTCTGAAAACGGGAACGGTTTGGTCCGCGGCACGTTTGTCGCAGTCCCCGAAGACATCACGATTGGCGCCGACAGTCTGACTGTTGCGGAGGACACGACAAGCAACGCGTTCGATCCGGTTGCGAACGACGTGGAGATCGATGGGGGCGTGCTGACCATCAAGACCACCGGCGGCTTCACACAACCGACCAACGGTACCGTCACACGCGTTGGCACAACCAACAGCTTCACCTACAGGCCAAATCTCAATTACAACGGTCCCGACAGCTTCACCTACACCGTTGTTAACAGCGAAGGCGTCGAAGCGACCGGTGTTGTTTCGATCACAGTCACCCCGGTCAATGACCCTCCCACGGCAGTCAACGATTCTGGCACAGGCCTGACGACGCCTGAGACCGATCCGTTGACGATCACCGCCGATCGTTTGCTGGCCAACGACCTCAAGGGCGCCGATAACGAATCGGCTCAGGTCTTGAGCGTTACCGACGTCTCCCCCGCGTCGTCCAAGGGAGGAACGGTTTCGTTCAACTCTTCGACCAAGGAAATCCTGTACACGCCGAAGAACGGTGAACTTGGTAACGACACCTTCACCTACACGATCAGCGATGGCGCGGGCGGAACGGCGACGGGGACCGTCACGGTCAACGTAACCGACGTCAACACATCGCCGATCGCTGGTAACGACACGATCACCGTCACCGAAGACACACCGTTGACATTCGACGTTTCGACGCTCTTGGCGAACGATTCGGACGACAACAACATCTTCAGCATCGCGAGTGTGACCAGCGGGACCGGCGTCGCTTCGGGAACCGCCACCCTGAACGCGTCTGCAGGCACGATTACGTACACTCCTGCGGCGAACGTCTTTGGCACCGCCGCCGACTCGTTCACGTACACTCTATCCGACGGAGTGAATGCTCCCGTTACCGCCACGGTTCAGGTCAACATTACTGGCGTCAACGATCCGCCCGAAGCGAACGATGACACCGAGACCTTCGACGAAGGCCTGACGCCTCGAACCGTCAATGTGCTTAGCAACGATACCGCGGGCCCTGGCGAATCCGGAACCCTAACGATCGTCAGCGTCACCAATCCGCCGGCGGGCAGCGGCACCGTCACGATTGCAAGCAACGGACAGTCGTTAATCTACACCGCACCATCGGCCACCTTTGTCAGCACGGACGTTTCGTTCACCTATACGGTGCAAGACAGCGCGGGACTCTCAGCAACCGCGGACGTTCAACTGAACATCGTCCCCACGGTTCGCCCACGAGCACTCCCCGAGATCGTGAATATCAACGAAGACTCGAGCGCGATTAACATCAATGTGTTAGCCAATGACCTCGGCAACGAAGGGCACCAGGTGACGCTCGAATCGATCGACACCACGGGCTTCCCCGCCGCCGCGGGAACGCTGGAGATCAACGACCAAGGCACCGAAACCAAGACCGACGATGTCGTCACCTTCACCCCGGCAGCGAACTACTTCAGCACCAGCGGTCTGACCTTCACCTACACGATCAGCGACACCAGCGGAAACGATTCCGAAGCGGCTGCGATCGGTGCCAACACCGCGACCGTCACGATCAATGTCGCTTCGGTCAACGACAAGCCCGTCTTTGGTGCCGACACGTTGTTCGAAATCGACGAAGACGAAACCTTCACGCTTCCTGCAAGCGTCTTGGCAAACGATTCGGCAGGTCCACCGAACGAGCAGCAAACGCTTGTGATCTCCGCGGTTGCAGCCACCTCCGGTGCCGGCGGCACGGTCACGCTCTCCGGTGGCGTCGTCACTTTCCAACCGGCTGCCGATTACCACGGCAACGATTCGTTCACCTACACGATCAGCGACGGCGTCGATACGACAACGGCAACAGCCAGCTTCTCGATCGCGTCGATCAACGATGCTCCAAACCTGCTTCCCGTCACTCAACTGACCCAAGGTTCCGAAGCGATCACCTTGGACAAGAGCACCTTGCTGACCGGAGCAACTCCCGGCCCTTCCAATGAATCGAGCCAAGAGTTAACGATCTTTGCGATTAGCACCGGCAGCTCGACTTCGGCCAATGGCAGCGTCGTCCTCAACCCCGATCAATCGATCACCTACACGCCCCCTGCTGGTTTCTCCGGAACCGACACGTTCCAGATCTCGGTTCGCGACAACGGCACACCTAACGAAACGGCAACGGCGACGATTTCGATCACCAACAACGCCGCTCCAGTCGTTGGTAACGACACGGTTTCGACCTACAAAGGGCTGACCAAAACAATCCTCGTCAGTGACCTTCTGGCGAACGATTCGGACGCCGAAGGCGATCCGCTGACGATCACATCGATCACCCAGCCGTCGGTTGGAACCGCTGAACTGAGCGCCGATGGCCTTTCGATCGTCTTGACGACCCCGAGCGAAACGGATGCCGAAGCGACTCAATTCACCTACACCGTGACCGATTCGTTCTCCGAACGTATCGGGATCGTCGACGTGGAGATTCTGCCATTCCAACCAAGCACGATCAGCGGATCGGTCTACGTCGATCAAGCCAACGGCAGCACACCCAACGGTTCCCAAGACGTTGGCGAGATTGGACTCGGTGCCGTTCGCGTCACCCTTTCCCAAGCGGGCGCGCCCGCCTTGTCGGTCCTCTCCGATGCCTACGGCAACTTCAAATTCGAGAATGTCGCTCCCGGCACATACACGCTCTCCTACGAGACTCCAACCGGTGTCAACGACAGCGCGAGCAATCCCGACAGCATTGAAATCGTGATTGGTCCCGCGGGTGGAGAGGAATTCAAAGACAACTCCTTCACCGCCGAGAGCCTCAGTGCGACCGCTGGCAATACGCTCGATCGCTACATCGGCAGCTACCTGATGGCACTGCAACGTGCCAATGGTGGCTTGACCGACGCGGACCTCGCAGCCCTTTCGCAACAGGGGATCGTCTTCGGGATCGACGAAAACGACGAAATGTCGTTCATGTTTGTGAAGGGTGGCACCGGCTTCCAAAATGCGGCAGCGATCACGGCGACGTTAAGCGACGACGGAAACCAACTAGAACTGACCAAATGGTACGCCGACGGTAGCAAATCGAACCCCGTCGTGATTCAACGATCGCTGTTCATCTCGATCGAAGATCCCGAAACCGGGGACACCGTCATTCGCGTCCTGGGCGATGTCGCGTTCACTCAAAGCACTTTGCCCGAAGGGGAAGCTAGCCTTGACGCCTACACCGAGGCTGTCGACGAGTATTTTGCAGGAACCTAA